The sequence GGTAAATCAGTCTGGCTTAGTTTATCCAGATATTCTAATGAGATACCGGCTGCCATGGATAAAATCGGTTTTGTTAATATTAAAGGGTTCAAAACAGAAGCAAGAACTTGTGGTTTAACACCCAATACAAGTAAATCAACTTCGTCAACCAAGTCTTGATGAGATTGAGCCACAGAAACTCCAAGTGCTTCTGCTTTGTCTTGACCGGCTTTCAAACTACTATCTGATATGATTAATTCAAAATCTGTTTTTTTGAGTCCAGTAATAATAGCGCTGGCCATTTTACCAACACCAATAAATCCAATTTTCATAGTCAAATGCCACAGTCAGAATTAAATGAATAGTTATTTAGACTGTGTTTTTCCTTTCTAATAGTTTTTGATTAAATCAACTGTAGAGCGATCAAGTTTCTTCACAATAGTTTGCAGAAAAGCTTGAGCCTGTATGAAATCATCCATAGCATAGAGTGTTTGATGAGAGTGAATATAACGAGCACAAACGCCGATTGTTGTTGAAGGAATTCCGCTATTTTTGAGGTGAGCAGCACCAGCATCTGTACCCCCTTTAGCACAATAGTATTGGTATTTGACACCAGCTTCTTGGGCAGTAGTCAACAAAAAATCGCGCATGTCTTTAAGCATGATATGACCCGGATCGTAAAAGCGAATGAGAGTGCCCTCGCCGATTTTACCCTGATTGCCATAGACATCACCAGCAGGTGAGCAGTCAACTGCCAGAAAAATATCTGGCTTGAATTTGGTTGCTGAAACCTGAGCACCGCGAAGACCGACTTCTTCTTGAACATTAGCACCAGCAATGAGGGTATTGCCTAACTGTTCATTTTTAAGGCTTTGAAGAAGTTCTGTAACCATGAGAACACCATAACGATTATCCCAAGCCTTGGAAATGACATTCTTTTGGTTAGCTGTTAGACTGGCTTCTGATTTAGGAATAATGATATCACCTGGGGTTATCCCAAAGCTTTCAGCTTCTGTTTTATCTGCAAAACCACCATCAAAAACAATATCTTCGATCTTGGGTAAAGAAGCTCCGCCATTATTACCACGTAGAAAATGTGGTGGGACAGAACCTGAAATGACAGGAATCGCCTGTCCAGTGCGTGTATAAAGAGTGAAACGCTGTGAACTAACAACCAGAGGATTCCAGCCGCCAATAGCCACCACGCGTAAAGTGCCATCTTCTTTGATATCGCTGACCATAAAACCAACTTCATCCAGGTGAGCAGCAACCATAACACGAGGGGCCCTTTCCGACTTGCTATGTTTGATACCAAAAAGGCCACCGAGGCCATCCGTTTCAACTTCATCAACAAAAGGCGTCATTTTTGGCCTAAAAAGTCACGGATCTTGTGCTCATAACCAGCAATGCCATCAAGTTCGGTGATTTCTTTGATTTTGTCAAATAATTCCGTCATATTTAACCTCAATTCTATACGTTCTATTTTAGCATGTTTTATGATAAAATAAAGAGGTTATGGAAAGTAAAAACTTCAAACTTGCTTCAAGTGCTTGTCTTATAGGAATAGGCGGAGCAGTTTTGTTTGGAGCGGTTGTAAAAAAACAATTGGAAGAAAGAAAGCGTGAACGTATTAAGGCAGAGCTTCGCCAGTTTTTTAATCAGTTGGGTGAGATTGCTGTCCTCTACGTCAATGAATTTGAATCTGACAAGGATACGATACGAGGTGGTCTTGTCATGAATGATGATACTATCTATCTCTTTACTTATGAGAATGGTCAGATAAGCTATGAGGAGGATAAACGTGATTGTTCCAAAAACGTATGAAGAATTGGCTGCTTATCTTGAAAAGCCTGACAAGCTTGTCCTTTTCTTTACAGCAGATTGGTGTCCTGATTGTCAATTTATCTACCCAGCCATGCCTAAAATTGAGCTGGCAAATCCAGACTTTCTTTTTCTTCGTGTAGACCGTGATAATTTCATGGAAATCGCGCAGCGCTGGCATATTTTTGGTATTCCAAGTTTTGTTGTTGTAGAAAATGGTAAAGAAATTGGCCGTTTAGTCAATAAATCACGTAAAACACAAGCAGAGATTAACAGCTTTTTGGCTGAATTAACCGAGGAGAAATTATGATTTTTACATATAATAAAGAACACGTTGGAGATGTCCTTATGGTTATTGTTAAAGATAGTAAGGGCGCAAAGTTAGACTGTGAACGCAAGGGCAAGGTGACTCGTATTTTTCTTGAAAAAAATAAGGAGACAGTGGCCTGGAATATTTTTGCGGTATCAAATTTGCTTGAGCTTAATGGCAATGGACAGGTATTTTTGACAGATGAAGAGCTGGCGGTTTTAAATGCTGAACTTGCCAAAGAAGGTTTTGAAGAAAAACTAGAAAATGATGCCGCAGCTAAGTTTGTTGTTGGTGAAATTGTAAAAATAGTTGCTCATCCAGATAGTGATCATCTTAATATTTGTCAAGTTAAAATTGCTGAGGACAAGACTGTCCAAATTGTTGCCGGTGCACCAAATGCCAGACTAGGATTGAAAACCATTGTCGCTCTGCCAGGTGCGATGATGCCAAACGGTAGCCTTATTTTTTCAGGCAATCTGCGTGGCGAAAAGAGCTGTGGTATGATGTGTTCTCCTCGCGAGTTGGCTTTGCCTAAAGCTCCTAAAAAACGTGGGATTATTGAATTAAGTACAGACACTGTTATAGGCCAAGCTTTTGACGCTGAGAAACATTGGAAGGGGTGAGAAAAAACTTCGTCATGAAATGACGAGGTTTTTCTTGCAGAAATTCTTTTTTGTTATATAATCAATTCAACTGATAATCAGAAAAGGTGACTATATTGGAGTTAGAAGATTCTTGGGGATTTCAGATTAGTAAGATTGCTCAAGAGATGGACAGTCAATTTTCGAAGAAGTTAGCAAAATATGATATCGGTTCCAGAGAATACGGTATTTTGTTGACAATCCATCAATATGCACTATTAACACAGCTTAAGATTGGTGAACTGAACAAGGTTGATCGTACGACAATTGGGCAGCTTGTTGATTTATTAGAAAGAAAAGACTTTGTGGTAAGACAAAAGAATCCAAAAGATAGACGGCAAAATTTATTGGCTTTAACTAAAACAGGGGGCTCTTTGGTCGAAGAAATGTGGCAGGAAATGAAAGAGATAGAAAAAGACGTTCTTAAGCATTTGTCTGCTAAGCAAAAAGAAACGCTTTTAACGATGGTAAAAGCGATTAAGGAAGGAGAGTTGAACTGATGGATAAACTTGCATTTTTAGAAATGTATCTTGATTTATATAGGAATCATTTTACAGTTTTGGAGGCCATGAAAGCAGAAAACCCGGATATTGTGGTGTTAGATATTAGAAATGCTCCATCACAGATTAAGAAAGAGCAAATTAAAGGAGCAAAGGTTATGCCAGCTAAGGACTTAGCTAATCATTTGACAGAGCTTGATAAAAACAAAACCTATATCGTCTATGATTGGAATGGCGGCAGTGTTTTAGGTAAGCACGCCTTATTTAT comes from Streptococcus troglodytae and encodes:
- a CDS encoding rhodanese-like domain-containing protein; this encodes MDKLAFLEMYLDLYRNHFTVLEAMKAENPDIVVLDIRNAPSQIKKEQIKGAKVMPAKDLANHLTELDKNKTYIVYDWNGGSVLGKHALFILLKAGFKAYELAGAFEGWKGMHLPTEKC
- a CDS encoding DUF4651 domain-containing protein; protein product: MESKNFKLASSACLIGIGGAVLFGAVVKKQLEERKRERIKAELRQFFNQLGEIAVLYVNEFESDKDTIRGGLVMNDDTIYLFTYENGQISYEEDKRDCSKNV
- a CDS encoding thioredoxin family protein, with translation MIVPKTYEELAAYLEKPDKLVLFFTADWCPDCQFIYPAMPKIELANPDFLFLRVDRDNFMEIAQRWHIFGIPSFVVVENGKEIGRLVNKSRKTQAEINSFLAELTEEKL
- a CDS encoding MarR family winged helix-turn-helix transcriptional regulator, which gives rise to MTILELEDSWGFQISKIAQEMDSQFSKKLAKYDIGSREYGILLTIHQYALLTQLKIGELNKVDRTTIGQLVDLLERKDFVVRQKNPKDRRQNLLALTKTGGSLVEEMWQEMKEIEKDVLKHLSAKQKETLLTMVKAIKEGELN
- the ytpR gene encoding YtpR family tRNA-binding protein, coding for MIFTYNKEHVGDVLMVIVKDSKGAKLDCERKGKVTRIFLEKNKETVAWNIFAVSNLLELNGNGQVFLTDEELAVLNAELAKEGFEEKLENDAAAKFVVGEIVKIVAHPDSDHLNICQVKIAEDKTVQIVAGAPNARLGLKTIVALPGAMMPNGSLIFSGNLRGEKSCGMMCSPRELALPKAPKKRGIIELSTDTVIGQAFDAEKHWKG